TCTTTTTTAGACTAGTGCTTATTCCATGCCATCTGATCTACAGTAGTAAAATTCACTACACAATAGTTATTTCATAGAAAAATGTTACTCTAGCAGTACAATTCACTACAGAATAGTTATTTCATAGAAAAATGTTACTCCTCATGTGCACCAATAGCAGCCAATGCATCTTTTCACTGAGCTTGCTGGGGAAAAGCAATGATGCTACAGAAGCAGTTCTTAAACTTAATCTGTACTACATTTGCAAAGTAACTGGAAAGAGATTGTCTGTACAATCCCATCCGAGCTTCTGACCCATACAACAGCCGACTAAATGCCACTGAAAGAACATCACAGTGGCTTGAAAAGCAATGCGGCAGACGGAGTTAACATATGCTATTTGCAAATTGGAAAGAGATTGATTGTAGAATCCCATCTGAACTTCTGAACCATGCATACAACACTAAGGCTACCACCGAAAGAACAACACAATGACTTGACAAGgagtttttttttttgtttttttttacaaAATGGAAGGTTAACAGCTCTTCATAGGGAAGTAACAGCAGTTAGCAAGATGGAACTTGAACAAAAGTGCAAGAGATGGCCTAGAAAATGCAACATATCCTTTCCAGAATATGCAACCTTGAGTCGCTGCACTACAAAGGTTCAATTGCACATAAATGCAAGAGTTCACCTAGAGACTATGCAGTCCTAAGCCATTGCACTACAAAATTTTGTCAGCAAGTGGCTCCGACTATGAAAAGAAACCCCTCAAGCAGGTCAACAAAATGAGTGCATCGCATTTCTAAGAGAACGTAGGAGCTGGCAGGGCACATGAATTAGCAAGGCTGTATACATGTTCCAGCTATCCACCCATTTACAAATGGGTTGTTGGTGAGCCCACTTGCTGGCAGGCGAATCTTGCGAAACTGCCGGAAAAAAAAAGCGTGCTGCTCGATCAAATCTGGGTCTCGAGAAGGATATTGCATCTGATCTCGAATTCAGCACCAATTTCACGCAATAAAATCAAAGGGGGCCGGAGACGAGAAGGGGGCAGCAGAAGAGACGGATATACCAGAACTTgaactcggggaggcggcggatgaATGGCTTGAACTCGTCGTTGCCGCGGGTGGGGAGCGCGGGGCCGGCCTGGTCGAGCGCCTCGAGCTCCGGGTCGACCATGGGGGAGAGGAAGCCGATGAGGAGGTTGAGGAGGTAGATGCCGAGGCCGTAGGAGACGACGTAGAAGCCCTGCACGTAGTAGACCCGCAGCGCGTAGACGGCGGCGGCCAGCAGCGTGCCCGCCCACCGCCCCGCCGTGTGCGGCGCCGCCCGGTCCAGGTAGTGCTGGAACGCCCGCGCCGCCTCCGCGCGGTACCGCTCCGCCGCCGAGgacgcgcccccgccgccgccgacgggctccATGGTCGTCGCTCGCCGCCTGGGTTGGGGATTTCtgggtggggggaggggggagcGACCCGGTCGGTGGGGTGGGCTGGGCTGATGGCTAGGTTCCGTGCGTGCGTGGGTGTGGGAGGAGGACCGGTCAAGCGGTGCGCGAGCGGAGCCTTCTTCACATGCTGTAAAGCGAAACGCGGGTTCGGCTCGGGCACACCCACACGCATCCGCCCACCGCTGCCTTCCCACGGGGGAATAATCTCCGTGGAATTTCCGGGAAGATTCCGTGTTTTTTCCATCTAAAACAATGGGAGATTTGTGCCAAATTTTGGCTTGGATCCAGGTCAAATCTGTTTGAATTTAACCAAATTCATGCAAAACATGGTAACATCTAGTACGACATATACGTGATGTTTATACATTTTGCATACGGGAGAAGGAAGCAGCGACACTTGTCATCAGCGTATATAAACTTATCTAGCAGGGCTGTCATATCATACTCCTAGTTGACTACGATGCTAGAAATCAAAAATCATGTCCTCGTCTCCATCCTCTTCGTCCAGCAGCGGGCTGTCTTCATCCAGCTTCTCGCACTCGAACAGGTAGGGCGGCGGCGCGCTGTCGTCGGCTTTCTCCTTGCCGTCGCCCATCTCTATGATGCGGGCCATCTTGTCGCTGATGCAGGACCTGACCGCCCCTTCCGAGACGTCTTGACCGGAGCCCAGCCCGAGGAGTGCGGCGCATTCGTCTCGGAACTCTCGGTCGTTGGACGACGAGATCAGGCCGGCGATCGACTGCGCGAGGTCGGGGACGTATTCGAGGATCTGGAATGGCATGAACAGCGTGTTACCACAATGCTTGTTGTCAGTTCAGGTAGCGAAGTGCAGCAAATGGTAGTGGTTAGTGAACAGTACTAGGAAGTTGTAGGTAGCCTGTAAATATGATACAGTAGTGGTTAGTGAACAGTATTACCAAGATGAACCGGAATGGCATTAGCAATTTCTTTCGGGGATGAATGAAATACATCAGTATGAAGGGAAGTGTAGTTAGCTGCCACTGTAAACCATGTCCTGGTGATACCTACTGCAAGAGTAGCCGAGGACCTGCTTGGCAGTTGTGGAACGTGGTTCTATTTTTCAGAGCTCATTATCAAGATGAACCAGACTGGTGCTTACGCTTATTTTCATGTAAAGGGAAGTCAATTCACAATAACGTTAGGAACAATACTGTTCTACCAACAAGGCCCGCTTAATACTATTCTTTTGCGTGGAAAATTGCAGCGCTGAAGTTATGTGGTACTGTAGCAGTGGAGCTGAACAATTGCAATGAAACATGTTGGAGAAGCAGAGCTTATGGTGCTGCATATTTTCCAGACCATGTAGTATATGAAATATATAATGCTTACTAaggttttttttgtttctgttaaAAACTGTAACCATAAGATCAGTTTGCTCCTCTGAAAGACTACGAGGTTGGTTTGCATTGTTATTTGCACAGGTTTAAGACAATTTGCACCT
This portion of the Triticum dicoccoides isolate Atlit2015 ecotype Zavitan chromosome 7A, WEW_v2.0, whole genome shotgun sequence genome encodes:
- the LOC119329984 gene encoding protein RER1A-like, producing the protein MEPVGGGGGASSAAERYRAEAARAFQHYLDRAAPHTAGRWAGTLLAAAVYALRVYYVQGFYVVSYGLGIYLLNLLIGFLSPMVDPELEALDQAGPALPTRGNDEFKPFIRRLPEFKFWYAITKAFCVAFVMTFFSVFDVPVFWPILLCYWIVLFVLTMKRQILHMVKYKYVPFSMGKQKYGGKKGPSTSGSKD